The genome window GCCGACGGCACAGTTGACCACATGGGCGCAGGTCAGTACATGCTGACCGGGCAGCAGCACGCCCGAGCCGACGGGCTCGCCGTCCAGCCGGCTCAGAATCGAAACAGCGGGGGGACGCGAGTCGGCGCCCACGCGTCGGAACCACCCCACGGTCAGCCGGTACCGTTCGGCATTCGCCAGGTCGCTGAAACGCTGAGGCTGGCCTGGACACCTGCCCCGACGATCCCCAGTTTGAGATCCTGCCCGACTTGCACGCCGAACTGCACCGTGATCTCCTGCGGCCGGTCGTGCGCGGTGCCCACCGCGTCGTGCACCTCCTGCAGCAGCGGACCAAGGGGGCGCAGCACGGCGCGCAGCGTACTGGTGGCGAGGGTGGCGGCCCGGTCGCTCCGCCCGACCGGGGTGACCCCGTCGATGCCCCCGGGCTGGTCCCCGTCCGTACCGTTGCGGGCGGCCCCCACGGGCGCCAGCTCCAGGCGCACGGAGGTGTCGTCGGCCAGCAGTATCTCGGCAAAATGCGTCACATGCTCATGATGCCGATCAACTCGCTGGGAGCGCAGGGGGTTTGCCGAATCGGATCCCGGCCTGCGCGACGTCGATGTCGGGCTCCCAGCAGCCCCGGACGGTCCGGGTGCCGGATGCTGGACCCCCACGGATACCGCTGGGCGTCACCATCCGCCACTAGTACTACAGCCGGTGATTTCACGGTGAGTGAGATCGGGCTGCTCGGGCGCAGTAGTGGCCGGCGCAGGCTCGGGCCTGGTGGCGTATGCGCCAGCGGTGCCAGTGCAGGGCCAGCCAGGTCCGGGCGGTGATCCGGTCGTGGCGTCGGTGCCGCCGTCGGCCCAGTGCCCACACGCGCCCGGAACTGGGCCGGAGAAGCCGAGCAACCTTGACTTGAACACGTTCAAAAACATGTCTACAGTCAGTCCTGTCAGCGTTTTGAACGCGTTCAAGAAGGGGTGGGGCATGGACCGCACCGTCATCGCCTACGTCATCTACCTGGTCGTCAGCATCGCGCTGACCATCTGGGTGGCCCGCACGCTCAGCCGCAACGGCCGGATCTTCCTCGCCGACGTGCTGCGCGGCAACGAGCAGCTCGCGGGCGCCGTCAACCACCTCCTGGTCGTCGGCTTCTACCTGGTCAACCTCGGCTTCGTGGCGCTGTATCTGAGCGGTGGCGAGACGATCGAGAACACCCGGGGCATCTTCGAGGCGCTGTCGACCAAGCTGGGCGTGGTCCTGCTGGTGCTCGGCGTGATGCACCTGGGCAATGTGTTCGTGCTCAACAAGATCCGGCGGCGCGGCG of Streptomyces cynarae contains these proteins:
- a CDS encoding CU044_2847 family protein, translated to MTHFAEILLADDTSVRLELAPVGAARNGTDGDQPGGIDGVTPVGRSDRAATLATSTLRAVLRPLGPLLQEVHDAVGTAHDRPQEITVQFGVQVGQDLKLGIVGAGVQASLSVSATWRMPNGTG